The following coding sequences lie in one Peromyscus maniculatus bairdii isolate BWxNUB_F1_BW_parent chromosome 3, HU_Pman_BW_mat_3.1, whole genome shotgun sequence genomic window:
- the Chd4 gene encoding chromodomain-helicase-DNA-binding protein 4 isoform X7 produces MASGLGSPSPCSAGSEEEDMDALLNNSLPPPHPDNEEDPEEDLSEAETPKLKKKKKPKKPRDPKIPKSKRQKKELGDSSGEGPEFVEEEEEVALRSDSEGSDYTPGKKKKKKLGPKKEKKSKSKRKEEEEEEEDDDDSKEPKSSAQLLEDWGMEDIDHVFSEEDYRTLTNYKAFSQFVRPLIAAKNPKIAVSKMMMVLGAKWREFSTNNPFKGSSGASVAAAAAAAVAVVESMVTATEVAPPPPPVEVPIRKAKTKEGKGPNARRKPKGSPRVPDAKKPKPKKVAPLKIKLGGFGSKRKRSSSEDDDLDVESDFDDASINSYSVSDGSTSRSSRSRKKLRTTKKKKKGEEEVTAVDGYETDHQDYCEVCQQGGEIILCDTCPRAYHMVCLDPDMEKAPEGKWSCPHCEKEGIQWEAKEDNSEGEEILEEVGGDPEEEDDHHMEFCRVCKDGGELLCCDTCPSSYHIHCLNPPLPEIPNGEWLCPRCTCPALKGKVQKILIWKWGQPPSPTPVPRPPDADPNTPSPKPLEGRPERQFFVKWQGMSYWHCSWVSELQLELHCQVMFRNYQRKNDMDEPPSGDFGGDEEKSRKRKNKDPKFAEMEERFYRYGIKPEWMMIHRILNHSVDKKGHVHYLIKWRDLPYDQASWESEDVEIQDYDLFKQSYWNHRELMRGEEGRPGKKLKKVKLRKLERPPETPTVDPTVKYERQPEYLDATGGTLHPYQMEGLNWLRFSWAQGTDTILADEMGLGKTVQTAVFLYSLYKEGHSKGPFLVSAPLSTIINWEREFEMWAPDMYVVTYVGDKDSRAIIRENEFSFEDNAIRGGKKASRMKKEASVKFHVLLTSYELITIDMAILGSIDWACLIVDEAHRLKNNQSKFFRVLNGYSLQHKLLLTGTPLQNNLEELFHLLNFLTPERFHNLEGFLEEFADIAKEDQIKKLHDMLGPHMLRRLKADVFKNMPSKTELIVRVELSPMQKKYYKYILTRNFEALNARGGGNQVSLLNVVMDLKKCCNHPYLFPVAAMEAPKMPNGMYDGSALIRASGKLLLLQKMLKNLKEGGHRVLIFSQMTKMLDLLEDFLEHEGYKYERIDGGITGNMRQEAIDRFNAPGAQQFCFLLSTRAGGLGINLATADTVIIYDSDWNPHNDIQAFSRAHRIGQNKKVMIYRFVTRASVEERITQVAKKKMMLTHLVVRPGLGSKTGSMSKQELDDILKFGTEELFKDEATDGGGDNKEGEDSSVIHYDDKAIERLLDRNQDETEDTELQGMNEYLSSFKVAQYVVREEEMGEEEEVEREIIKQEESVDPDYWEKLLRHHYEQQQEDLARNLGKGKRIRKQVNYNDGSQEDRDWQDDQSDNQSDYSVASEEGDEDFDERSEAPRRPSRKGLRNDKDKPLPPLLARVGGNIEVLGFNARQRKAFLNAIMRYGMPPQDAFTTQWLVRDLRGKSEKEFKAYVSLFMRHLCEPGADGAETFADGVPREGLSRQHVLTRIGVMSLIRKKVQEFEHVNGRWSMPELAEVEESKKLSQPGSPSPKTPTPSTPGDTQPNTPAPVPPAEDGIKIEENSLKEEESTEGEKEVKPTSTAPEVTAEGAQPPAPAPAPAPEDEKAPAEPPEGEEKGEKAEVKERTEEPMEVEPKGSAETDKVEEKSAIDLTPIVVEDKEEKKEEEEKKEVMLQNGETPKDLSDEKQKKNVKQRFMFNIADGGFTELHSLWQNEERAATVTKKTYEIWHRRHDYWLLAGIINHGYARWQDIQNDPRYAILNEPFKGEMNRGNFLEIKNKFLARRFKLLEQALVIEEQLRRAAYLNMSEDPSHPSMALNTRFAEVECLAESHQHLSKESMAGNKPANAVLHKGLLKQLEELLSDMKADVTRLPATIARIPPVAVRLQMSERNILSRLANRAPEPPPQQVAQQQ; encoded by the exons ATGGCGTCGGGCCTGGGCTCCCCGTCCCCCTGCTCGGcgggcagtgaggaggaggacatGGATGCACTTCTGAACAAcagcctgcccccaccccatccag ACAATGAAGAAGACCCAGAGGAGGATTTATCAGAAGCGGAGACTCCAAagctcaagaagaaaaaaaagcctaAGAAACCTCGAGACCCTAAAATCCCTAAGAGCAAGCGCCAAAAAAAGGAG CTGGGGGACAGCTCTGGGGAGGGGCCCGAgtttgtggaggaggaggaagaggtcgCTCTGCGGTCAGACAGCGAAGGTAGCGACTATACTCctggcaagaagaagaagaagaagctcggacctaagaaagagaagaagagcaaGTCCAAgcggaaggaggaggaagaggaggaggaggatgacgaTGACTCCAAG GAACCGAAATCATCTGCCCAGCTTTTGGAAGACTGGGGCATGGAAGACATTGACCATGTGTTCTCAGAGGAAGATTACCGTACCCTCACCAACTACAAGGCTTTCAGCCAGTTTGTCCG ACCCCTAATTGCTGCTAAAAACCCCAAGATTGCTGTCTCCAAGATGATGATGGTCTTGGGTGCAAAGTGGAGGGAATTCAGTACCAACAACCCCTTCAAGGGCAGCTCTGGAGCTTCGGTGGCGGCTGCAGCTGCagcggctgtggctgtggtggagAGCATGGTGACAGCTACTGAAGTCGCACCGCCCCCTCCCCCTGTGGAGGTGCCTATCCGCAAGGCCAAGACCAAGGAGGGCAAAG GTCCCAATGCTCGGAGGAAGCCCAAAGGCAGCCCTCGAGTGCCTGATGCCAAGAAGCCTAAACCCAAGAAAGTAGCTCCTCTGAAAATCAAGCTGGGAGGTTTCGGCTCCAAGCGTAAGAGATCCTCG agTGAGGATGATGACTTAGATGTAGAATCTGACTTCGATGATGCCAGCATCAATAGCTACTCTGTTTCGGATGGTTCTACCAGCCGCAGTAGTCGGAGCCGCAAGAAACTCCGgaccactaaaaagaaaaagaaag GCGAGGAGGAGGTGACTGCTGTGGATGGTTATGAGACAGACCACCAGGACTATTGTGAGGTGTGCCAGCAAGGCGGTGAGATCATCCTGTGTGACACCTGCCCCCGAGCCTACCATATGGTGTGCCTGGACCCAGACATGGAGAAGGCCCCCGAGGGCAAGTGGAGCTGCCCACACTGT GAGAAGGAGGGCATCCAGTGGGAGGCTAAAGAAGACAATTCTGAGGGTGAGGAGATTCTTGAAGAGGTTGGGGGTGACCCAGAAGAGGAAGATGACCACCATATGGAGTTCTGTCGAGTCTGCAAAGATGGCGGGGAGCTGCTATGCTGTGACACCTGCCCTTCTTCATACCATATCCACTGCCTGAACCCCCCGCTGCCAGAGATCCCAAATGGCGAATGGCTCTGTCCCCGTTGTACT TGTCCAGCTCTTAAGGGCAAAGTGCAGAAGATCCTAATTTGGAAGTGGGGCCAGCCACCATCTCCCACCCCAGTGCCTCGGCCTCCAGATGCTGACCCTAATACTCCCTCTCCGAAACCCTTGGAGGGGCGGCCGGAGAGACAGTTCTTTGTAAAATGGCAAGGCATGTCTTACTGGCACTGCTCCTGGGTATCAGAACTGCAG TTGGAGCTGCACTGTCAGGTGATGTTCCGAAACTATCAGCGGAAGAATGATATGGACGAGCCACCTTCTGGGGACTTCGGTGGGGATGAAGAGAAGAGCCGAAAGCGAAAGAACAAGGACCCTAAGTTTGCAGAGATGGAAGAGCGCTTCTATCGCTATGGAATAAAACCGGAGTGGATGATGATCCATCGAATCCTCAACCACAG TGTGGACAAGAAGGGCCATGTTCACTACTTAATCAAGTGGCGAGACTTACCCTATGATCAGGCATCTTGGGAGAGTGAGGATGTGGAGATTCAGGACTACGACCTGTTCAAGCAGAGCTACTGGAATCACAG GGAGTTAATGAGGGGTGAGGAAGGACGACCTGGCAAGAAGCTCAAGAAGGTGAAGCTTCGGAAACTGGAGAGGCCTCCGGAGACCCCAACTGTTGAC CCAACAGTGAAGTATGAGCGACAGCCAGAGTACCTGGATGCCACAGGTGGCACTCTGCACCCCTACCAAATGGAAGGCTTAAACTGGCTGCGCTTCTCCTGGGCTCAGGGTACTGACACCATCTTGGCTGATGAGATGGGCCTTGGGAAAACTGTGCAGACCGCAGTCTTTCTCTATTCCCTCTACAAGGAG GGTCATTCCAAAGGCCCCTTCTTAGTAAGTGCTCCGCTTTCTACCATCATCAACTGGGAGCGAGAGTTTGAGATGTGGGCTCCCGATATGTACGTGGTAACCTATGTGGGTGACAAGGACAGCCGTGCTATCATCAGGGAGAATGAGTTCTCCTTTGAAGACAATGCCATTCGTGGTGGCAAGAAGGCCTCCCGAATGAAG AAAGAAGCATCTGTGAAATTTCATGTTCTGCTGACATCCTATGAATTGATCACCATTGATATGGCCATCTTAGGTTCTATTGATTGGGCCTGCCTTATTGTGGATGAAGCTCATCGTCTGAAGAACAATCAATCTAAG TTCTTCCGAGTTTTGAATGGTTACTCACTACAGCACAAGCTGTTGCTAACTGGGACTCCATTACAAAACAACCTGGAGGAACTGTTTCATCTGCTCAACTTTCTCACCCCTGAGAGATTCCA cAATTTGGAAGGCTTCTTGGAGGAGTTTGCTGACATTGCTAAAGAGGACCAGATTAAAAAACTACATGACATGCTCGGGCCTCATATGTTGCGGCGGCTCAAAGCTGATGTGTTCAAGAATATGCCATCCAAGACAGAGCTGATTGTGCGTGTGGAGCTGAGCCCTATGCAGAA GAAGTACTACAAGTATATTCTCACACGGAATTTTGAAGCACTTAATGCTCGAGGTGGTGGCAACCAGGTTTCCCTGCTAAATGTGGTGATGGATCTTAAGAAGTGCTGCAACCACCCTTACCTCTTCCCTGTGGCGGCAATG GAAGCCCCTAAGATGCCTAATGGCATGTATGATGGCAGTGCCCTAATCAGAGCATCTGGGAAATTGTTGCTGCTACAGAAGATGCTTAAGAACCTTAAGGAGGGAGGGCATCGGGTTCTCATCTTTTCCCAG ATGACCAAGATGTTGGACTTGCTAGAGGATTTTTTAGAACATGAAGGTTATAAATATGAACGTATTGATGGTGGGATCACTGGGAACATGCGACAGGAGGCTATTGACCGCTTCAATG caCCGGGTGCTCAGCAGTTCTGCTTCTTGCTTTCCACTCGAGCTGGGGGCCTTGGGATCAATTTGGCCACTGCTGACACAGTTATCATATATGATTCTGACTGGAACCCCCATAATGACATTCAG GCCTTTAGTAGAGCCCACCGAATTGGGCAGAATAAGAAGGTGATGATCTACCGGTTTGTGACCCGTGCGTCCGTGGAGGAGCGCATCACCCAGGTGGCCAAGAAGAAGATGATGTTGACGCACTTGGTGGTGCGGCCTGGGCTGGGCTCCAAGACCGGCTCCATGTCCAAACAGGAGCTCGATGACATCCTCAAATTCGGCACTGAGGAGCTCTTCAAGGATGAAGCCACAGACGGGG GCGGAGACAACAAagagggagaagacagcagtgTCATCCATTATGATGACAAGGCCATTGAACGACTGCTGGATCGCAACCAGGATGAGACCGAAGACACAGAGTTGCAGGGCATGAATGAGTACTTGAGCTCATTCAAAGTGGCCCAGTATGTGGTACGGGAAGAAGAAATGGGG gaggaagaggaggtagaacgGGAAATCATAAAACAGGAAGAAAGTGTGGATCCTGACTACTGGGAGAAATTGCTGCGGCACCATTATGAGCAGCAGCAAGAAGATCTAGCCCGAAATCTGGGCAAAGGAAAAAGAATCCGTAAACAGGTCAACTACAATGATGGCTCCCAGGAGGACCGAG atTGGCAGGACGACCAGTCCGACAACCAGTCCGATTACTCAGTGGCCTCAGAGGAAGGTGATGAAGACTTCGATGAAAGATCAGAAG CTCCCCGCAGGCCCAGTCGCAAGGGCCTGCGGAATGATAAAGATAAGCCATTACCTCCTCTGTTGGCCCGAGTTGGTGGAAATATTGAA GTACTTGGTTTTAATGCTCGTCAGAGAAAAGCATTTCTTAATGCAATTATGCGATATGGCATGCCACCTCAGGATGCTTTTACCACTCAGTGGCTTGTGAGAGATCTTCGAGGCAAGTCAGAGAAAGAATTTAA GGCTTACGTGTCACTCTTCATGCGGCATTTATGTGAGCCTGGGGCAGACGGGGCGGAAACTTTTGCTGATGGTGTCCCCCGTGAAGGCCTGTCTCGGCAGCACGTTCTTACAAGGATTGGTGTCATGTCCTTGATTCGGAAAAAG GTTCAGGAGTTTGAGCATGTGAACGGGCGCTGGAGCATGCCCGAACTGGCTGAAGTAGAGGAAAGCAAGAAACTGTCTCAGCCAGGCTCACCCTCTCCAAAGACTCCTACACCTTCCACCCCAGGGGACACACAGCCCAATACTCCTGCACCTGTGCCACCTGCTG AGGATGGGATAAAAATAGAGGAGAATAGCCTTAAAGAAGAAGAGAgcacagaaggagaaaaggaggtgaAGCCTACGTCTACAGCCCCTGAGGTGACTGCGGAG GGTGCACAGCCCCctgctcctgcccctgcccctgcccctgagGATGAAAAGGCTCCTGCTGAACCtcctgagggagaggagaaaggggagaaggcagaggtgaaggagaggacagaggagccGATGGAGGTGGAGCCCAAAG GCTCTGCTGAGACAGACAAGGTGGAGGAGAAGTCTGCAATAGACCTGACCCCTATCGTGGTGGAAGACAAAG aagagaagaaagaggaagaagagaaaaaggaggtaATGCTTCAGAATGGAGAAACGCCCAAGGATCTTAGTgatgagaagcagaagaaaaacgTCAAACAGCGCTTCATGTTCAACATTGCAGACGGGGGTTTCACTG AATTGCACTCCCTTTGGCAGAACGAGGAGCGGGCCGCCACAGTCACCAAGAAGACGTACGAGATCTGGCACCGCCGGCATGACTACTGGCTGCTGGCTGGCATTATAAA CCATGGCTATGCCCGATGGCAGGATATCCAGAATGACCCACGGTATGCCATCCTCAATGAGCCTTTCAAGGGGGAAATGAATCGTGGCAATTTTCTAGAGATCAAGAATAAATTTCTAGCTCGAAGATTTAAG
- the Chd4 gene encoding chromodomain-helicase-DNA-binding protein 4 isoform X10, which yields MASGLGSPSPCSAGSEEEDMDALLNNSLPPPHPDNEEDPEEDLSEAETPKLKKKKKPKKPRDPKIPKSKRQKKELGDSSGEGPEFVEEEEEVALRSDSEGSDYTPGKKKKKKLGPKKEKKSKSKRKEEEEEEEDDDDSKEPKSSAQLLEDWGMEDIDHVFSEEDYRTLTNYKAFSQFVRPLIAAKNPKIAVSKMMMVLGAKWREFSTNNPFKGSSGASVAAAAAAAVAVVESMVTATEVAPPPPPVEVPIRKAKTKEGKGPNARRKPKGSPRVPDAKKPKPKKVAPLKIKLGGFGSKRKRSSSEDDDLDVESDFDDASINSYSVSDGSTSRSSRSRKKLRTTKKKKKGEEEVTAVDGYETDHQDYCEVCQQGGEIILCDTCPRAYHMVCLDPDMEKAPEGKWSCPHCEKEGIQWEAKEDNSEGEEILEEVGGDPEEEDDHHMEFCRVCKDGGELLCCDTCPSSYHIHCLNPPLPEIPNGEWLCPRCTCPALKGKVQKILIWKWGQPPSPTPVPRPPDADPNTPSPKPLEGRPERQFFVKWQGMSYWHCSWVSELQLELHCQVMFRNYQRKNDMDEPPSGDFGGDEEKSRKRKNKDPKFAEMEERFYRYGIKPEWMMIHRILNHSVDKKGHVHYLIKWRDLPYDQASWESEDVEIQDYDLFKQSYWNHRELMRGEEGRPGKKLKKVKLRKLERPPETPTVDPTVKYERQPEYLDATGGTLHPYQMEGLNWLRFSWAQGTDTILADEMGLGKTVQTAVFLYSLYKEGHSKGPFLVSAPLSTIINWEREFEMWAPDMYVVTYVGDKDSRAIIRENEFSFEDNAIRGGKKASRMKKEASVKFHVLLTSYELITIDMAILGSIDWACLIVDEAHRLKNNQSKFFRVLNGYSLQHKLLLTGTPLQNNLEELFHLLNFLTPERFHNLEGFLEEFADIAKEDQIKKLHDMLGPHMLRRLKADVFKNMPSKTELIVRVELSPMQKKYYKYILTRNFEALNARGGGNQVSLLNVVMDLKKCCNHPYLFPVAAMEAPKMPNGMYDGSALIRASGKLLLLQKMLKNLKEGGHRVLIFSQMTKMLDLLEDFLEHEGYKYERIDGGITGNMRQEAIDRFNAPGAQQFCFLLSTRAGGLGINLATADTVIIYDSDWNPHNDIQAFSRAHRIGQNKKVMIYRFVTRASVEERITQVAKKKMMLTHLVVRPGLGSKTGSMSKQELDDILKFGTEELFKDEATDGGGDNKEGEDSSVIHYDDKAIERLLDRNQDETEDTELQGMNEYLSSFKVAQYVVREEEMGEEEVEREIIKQEESVDPDYWEKLLRHHYEQQQEDLARNLGKGKRIRKQVNYNDGSQEDRDWQDDQSDNQSDYSVASEEGDEDFDERSEAPRRPSRKGLRNDKDKPLPPLLARVGGNIEVLGFNARQRKAFLNAIMRYGMPPQDAFTTQWLVRDLRGKSEKEFKAYVSLFMRHLCEPGADGAETFADGVPREGLSRQHVLTRIGVMSLIRKKVQEFEHVNGRWSMPELAEVEESKKLSQPGSPSPKTPTPSTPGDTQPNTPAPVPPAEDGIKIEENSLKEEESTEGEKEVKPTSTAPEVTAEGAQPPAPAPAPAPEDEKAPAEPPEGEEKGEKAEVKERTEEPMEVEPKGSAETDKVEEKSAIDLTPIVVEDKEEKKEEEEKKEVMLQNGETPKDLSDEKQKKNVKQRFMFNIADGGFTELHSLWQNEERAATVTKKTYEIWHRRHDYWLLAGIINHGYARWQDIQNDPRYAILNEPFKGEMNRGNFLEIKNKFLARRFKLLEQALVIEEQLRRAAYLNMSEDPSHPSMALNTRFAEVECLAESHQHLSKESMAGNKPANAVLHKVLKQLEELLSDMKADVTRLPATIARIPPVAVRLQMSERNILSRLANRAPEPPPQQVAQQQ from the exons ATGGCGTCGGGCCTGGGCTCCCCGTCCCCCTGCTCGGcgggcagtgaggaggaggacatGGATGCACTTCTGAACAAcagcctgcccccaccccatccag ACAATGAAGAAGACCCAGAGGAGGATTTATCAGAAGCGGAGACTCCAAagctcaagaagaaaaaaaagcctaAGAAACCTCGAGACCCTAAAATCCCTAAGAGCAAGCGCCAAAAAAAGGAG CTGGGGGACAGCTCTGGGGAGGGGCCCGAgtttgtggaggaggaggaagaggtcgCTCTGCGGTCAGACAGCGAAGGTAGCGACTATACTCctggcaagaagaagaagaagaagctcggacctaagaaagagaagaagagcaaGTCCAAgcggaaggaggaggaagaggaggaggaggatgacgaTGACTCCAAG GAACCGAAATCATCTGCCCAGCTTTTGGAAGACTGGGGCATGGAAGACATTGACCATGTGTTCTCAGAGGAAGATTACCGTACCCTCACCAACTACAAGGCTTTCAGCCAGTTTGTCCG ACCCCTAATTGCTGCTAAAAACCCCAAGATTGCTGTCTCCAAGATGATGATGGTCTTGGGTGCAAAGTGGAGGGAATTCAGTACCAACAACCCCTTCAAGGGCAGCTCTGGAGCTTCGGTGGCGGCTGCAGCTGCagcggctgtggctgtggtggagAGCATGGTGACAGCTACTGAAGTCGCACCGCCCCCTCCCCCTGTGGAGGTGCCTATCCGCAAGGCCAAGACCAAGGAGGGCAAAG GTCCCAATGCTCGGAGGAAGCCCAAAGGCAGCCCTCGAGTGCCTGATGCCAAGAAGCCTAAACCCAAGAAAGTAGCTCCTCTGAAAATCAAGCTGGGAGGTTTCGGCTCCAAGCGTAAGAGATCCTCG agTGAGGATGATGACTTAGATGTAGAATCTGACTTCGATGATGCCAGCATCAATAGCTACTCTGTTTCGGATGGTTCTACCAGCCGCAGTAGTCGGAGCCGCAAGAAACTCCGgaccactaaaaagaaaaagaaag GCGAGGAGGAGGTGACTGCTGTGGATGGTTATGAGACAGACCACCAGGACTATTGTGAGGTGTGCCAGCAAGGCGGTGAGATCATCCTGTGTGACACCTGCCCCCGAGCCTACCATATGGTGTGCCTGGACCCAGACATGGAGAAGGCCCCCGAGGGCAAGTGGAGCTGCCCACACTGT GAGAAGGAGGGCATCCAGTGGGAGGCTAAAGAAGACAATTCTGAGGGTGAGGAGATTCTTGAAGAGGTTGGGGGTGACCCAGAAGAGGAAGATGACCACCATATGGAGTTCTGTCGAGTCTGCAAAGATGGCGGGGAGCTGCTATGCTGTGACACCTGCCCTTCTTCATACCATATCCACTGCCTGAACCCCCCGCTGCCAGAGATCCCAAATGGCGAATGGCTCTGTCCCCGTTGTACT TGTCCAGCTCTTAAGGGCAAAGTGCAGAAGATCCTAATTTGGAAGTGGGGCCAGCCACCATCTCCCACCCCAGTGCCTCGGCCTCCAGATGCTGACCCTAATACTCCCTCTCCGAAACCCTTGGAGGGGCGGCCGGAGAGACAGTTCTTTGTAAAATGGCAAGGCATGTCTTACTGGCACTGCTCCTGGGTATCAGAACTGCAG TTGGAGCTGCACTGTCAGGTGATGTTCCGAAACTATCAGCGGAAGAATGATATGGACGAGCCACCTTCTGGGGACTTCGGTGGGGATGAAGAGAAGAGCCGAAAGCGAAAGAACAAGGACCCTAAGTTTGCAGAGATGGAAGAGCGCTTCTATCGCTATGGAATAAAACCGGAGTGGATGATGATCCATCGAATCCTCAACCACAG TGTGGACAAGAAGGGCCATGTTCACTACTTAATCAAGTGGCGAGACTTACCCTATGATCAGGCATCTTGGGAGAGTGAGGATGTGGAGATTCAGGACTACGACCTGTTCAAGCAGAGCTACTGGAATCACAG GGAGTTAATGAGGGGTGAGGAAGGACGACCTGGCAAGAAGCTCAAGAAGGTGAAGCTTCGGAAACTGGAGAGGCCTCCGGAGACCCCAACTGTTGAC CCAACAGTGAAGTATGAGCGACAGCCAGAGTACCTGGATGCCACAGGTGGCACTCTGCACCCCTACCAAATGGAAGGCTTAAACTGGCTGCGCTTCTCCTGGGCTCAGGGTACTGACACCATCTTGGCTGATGAGATGGGCCTTGGGAAAACTGTGCAGACCGCAGTCTTTCTCTATTCCCTCTACAAGGAG GGTCATTCCAAAGGCCCCTTCTTAGTAAGTGCTCCGCTTTCTACCATCATCAACTGGGAGCGAGAGTTTGAGATGTGGGCTCCCGATATGTACGTGGTAACCTATGTGGGTGACAAGGACAGCCGTGCTATCATCAGGGAGAATGAGTTCTCCTTTGAAGACAATGCCATTCGTGGTGGCAAGAAGGCCTCCCGAATGAAG AAAGAAGCATCTGTGAAATTTCATGTTCTGCTGACATCCTATGAATTGATCACCATTGATATGGCCATCTTAGGTTCTATTGATTGGGCCTGCCTTATTGTGGATGAAGCTCATCGTCTGAAGAACAATCAATCTAAG TTCTTCCGAGTTTTGAATGGTTACTCACTACAGCACAAGCTGTTGCTAACTGGGACTCCATTACAAAACAACCTGGAGGAACTGTTTCATCTGCTCAACTTTCTCACCCCTGAGAGATTCCA cAATTTGGAAGGCTTCTTGGAGGAGTTTGCTGACATTGCTAAAGAGGACCAGATTAAAAAACTACATGACATGCTCGGGCCTCATATGTTGCGGCGGCTCAAAGCTGATGTGTTCAAGAATATGCCATCCAAGACAGAGCTGATTGTGCGTGTGGAGCTGAGCCCTATGCAGAA GAAGTACTACAAGTATATTCTCACACGGAATTTTGAAGCACTTAATGCTCGAGGTGGTGGCAACCAGGTTTCCCTGCTAAATGTGGTGATGGATCTTAAGAAGTGCTGCAACCACCCTTACCTCTTCCCTGTGGCGGCAATG GAAGCCCCTAAGATGCCTAATGGCATGTATGATGGCAGTGCCCTAATCAGAGCATCTGGGAAATTGTTGCTGCTACAGAAGATGCTTAAGAACCTTAAGGAGGGAGGGCATCGGGTTCTCATCTTTTCCCAG ATGACCAAGATGTTGGACTTGCTAGAGGATTTTTTAGAACATGAAGGTTATAAATATGAACGTATTGATGGTGGGATCACTGGGAACATGCGACAGGAGGCTATTGACCGCTTCAATG caCCGGGTGCTCAGCAGTTCTGCTTCTTGCTTTCCACTCGAGCTGGGGGCCTTGGGATCAATTTGGCCACTGCTGACACAGTTATCATATATGATTCTGACTGGAACCCCCATAATGACATTCAG GCCTTTAGTAGAGCCCACCGAATTGGGCAGAATAAGAAGGTGATGATCTACCGGTTTGTGACCCGTGCGTCCGTGGAGGAGCGCATCACCCAGGTGGCCAAGAAGAAGATGATGTTGACGCACTTGGTGGTGCGGCCTGGGCTGGGCTCCAAGACCGGCTCCATGTCCAAACAGGAGCTCGATGACATCCTCAAATTCGGCACTGAGGAGCTCTTCAAGGATGAAGCCACAGACGGGG GCGGAGACAACAAagagggagaagacagcagtgTCATCCATTATGATGACAAGGCCATTGAACGACTGCTGGATCGCAACCAGGATGAGACCGAAGACACAGAGTTGCAGGGCATGAATGAGTACTTGAGCTCATTCAAAGTGGCCCAGTATGTGGTACGGGAAGAAGAAATGGGG gaagaggaggtagaacgGGAAATCATAAAACAGGAAGAAAGTGTGGATCCTGACTACTGGGAGAAATTGCTGCGGCACCATTATGAGCAGCAGCAAGAAGATCTAGCCCGAAATCTGGGCAAAGGAAAAAGAATCCGTAAACAGGTCAACTACAATGATGGCTCCCAGGAGGACCGAG atTGGCAGGACGACCAGTCCGACAACCAGTCCGATTACTCAGTGGCCTCAGAGGAAGGTGATGAAGACTTCGATGAAAGATCAGAAG CTCCCCGCAGGCCCAGTCGCAAGGGCCTGCGGAATGATAAAGATAAGCCATTACCTCCTCTGTTGGCCCGAGTTGGTGGAAATATTGAA GTACTTGGTTTTAATGCTCGTCAGAGAAAAGCATTTCTTAATGCAATTATGCGATATGGCATGCCACCTCAGGATGCTTTTACCACTCAGTGGCTTGTGAGAGATCTTCGAGGCAAGTCAGAGAAAGAATTTAA GGCTTACGTGTCACTCTTCATGCGGCATTTATGTGAGCCTGGGGCAGACGGGGCGGAAACTTTTGCTGATGGTGTCCCCCGTGAAGGCCTGTCTCGGCAGCACGTTCTTACAAGGATTGGTGTCATGTCCTTGATTCGGAAAAAG GTTCAGGAGTTTGAGCATGTGAACGGGCGCTGGAGCATGCCCGAACTGGCTGAAGTAGAGGAAAGCAAGAAACTGTCTCAGCCAGGCTCACCCTCTCCAAAGACTCCTACACCTTCCACCCCAGGGGACACACAGCCCAATACTCCTGCACCTGTGCCACCTGCTG AGGATGGGATAAAAATAGAGGAGAATAGCCTTAAAGAAGAAGAGAgcacagaaggagaaaaggaggtgaAGCCTACGTCTACAGCCCCTGAGGTGACTGCGGAG GGTGCACAGCCCCctgctcctgcccctgcccctgcccctgagGATGAAAAGGCTCCTGCTGAACCtcctgagggagaggagaaaggggagaaggcagaggtgaaggagaggacagaggagccGATGGAGGTGGAGCCCAAAG GCTCTGCTGAGACAGACAAGGTGGAGGAGAAGTCTGCAATAGACCTGACCCCTATCGTGGTGGAAGACAAAG aagagaagaaagaggaagaagagaaaaaggaggtaATGCTTCAGAATGGAGAAACGCCCAAGGATCTTAGTgatgagaagcagaagaaaaacgTCAAACAGCGCTTCATGTTCAACATTGCAGACGGGGGTTTCACTG AATTGCACTCCCTTTGGCAGAACGAGGAGCGGGCCGCCACAGTCACCAAGAAGACGTACGAGATCTGGCACCGCCGGCATGACTACTGGCTGCTGGCTGGCATTATAAA CCATGGCTATGCCCGATGGCAGGATATCCAGAATGACCCACGGTATGCCATCCTCAATGAGCCTTTCAAGGGGGAAATGAATCGTGGCAATTTTCTAGAGATCAAGAATAAATTTCTAGCTCGAAGATTTAAG